GATAGGATTTCGAGACGATCTGCCAGCCATCGGCGAGCTTCATCGCCACCAGATAGTCGGTGAAGTAGCGCGGCGGCAGCTGGCAGCGAACCTTGATGAAGGCGGTCTTCTCGTCGGAGCGATCGATGGTGACGATGAAGTCCTCGCGCGGCTTGCCTTCCGCCTTCGCCGACGGCCGCTTGCGCACACGCTCGAGCCAGTCCGGCACGGTCAGCACCTGCAGCTCGCCCTTTTCGACCCAGCGGAGGTCGGCGGACGGATGGAAAATCGTGCCGAGCTTGTCGGCGCTGCCCTCGTAGAGGCCGTCGAAATAGGTCTGCACGACAGCCTCGACGCTCGATCGATCATGGCTCATGGGTTAGTCCTCCCGGCAGGAATTGGTGCTGACAGGATTTAGCCATGAACCGCTGGATTGCACCATCACCATCACCGCCGGCAGATGCAGATCATGTGCGACGCCTATCTGTGTCGTCTTGTCAGGCCCGGCTGCCATCTCGAGTATCGCAGCGGCGGCCCGGGTCTCGGCGTCGGCAATGCCGAGGTCTGCAACTAGAGCGCGCTCGCCGCGAAGGAACTGTGCTCACTCCCCGCAAGCGGGAGAGGTGCACCGAATCTGCCGCTGGACTAGATCGCGCTCGCCGCGATGTTCACCATCAAGGCCAGCAGCGCGGTGTTGAACACGAACGAGATGATGCCGTGCACGGTCGCGGTGCGGCGGATGATTCTGTCGGTGATGCAGACATCGGAGACTTGCGCGGTCATTCCGATCACGAACGAGAAGTAGACGAAGTCCCAGTAGTCGGCCTCGACATGCTCGCCGGCGCTCGGGAATTGCAGGCCGCCGGGTGTCTTGCCGCGATAGAAGTCGTGGGCGTAGTGCAGCGCGAATGCGGTGTGAACCACCGTCCATGACAGCGCGATGGTGACGACCGCAACCGCCAGCGCCGCCGGATTGTCCTTCGCCGCGCCGAGCTCGGAGACGATGGCGGCCAGGCTGGCAAACGCGCCAAGGGCCGTCAGCAGCAGGATCAGGAATCGCCCGTCGTCCTGCACGATCGCATTGCGCTTGATGTGGCCGACGTCACAGCGCAGCATCATGACATAGGCGAGCACGAGATAGAGCGCGGCGAAGGCGTCCCAGCCGGCGAGCAGGCGCGTGACGGTGCGCGCCGATTCCGGCACCAGCAGCGCCACCAGGATGCCGAAGGCGACCGAGACGAAGGTGCGCGGCCGGCCCACGATAACGCGGACCGGCATGGGCAGCTTGCGGAAACGAACAAGGCGGGCCTCGAACTCCCTGCTCATTTCGCTGATGCCGTCGGCTAGTTCTTGCGCTCGGCGACGAAGCGCGACGTCGCCCGCAGCACGTCGCCCCTGGCGCCGAACACCGACAGTGCGGCATCGGCACGTGCAACGAGGTCGCGCACGCGCTGTTTCGCGCCATCGATGCCGAGCTGGGTGACGAAGGTGGTCTTGCCGAGCGCCGCATCCGCGCCGGCCGGCTTGCCGAGCGCCGCCGAGTCGCCCTCGACGTCGAGCAGGTCGTCGGCGATCTGGAAGGCCTCGCCGAGCGCTTTGCCGTAATCGTCGAGCGCCTGGTATTCCTTCTGCGAGGACTGGCCGAGGATCGCCCCGGCGATGCAGCCGAAGCGCAACAGCGCGCCGGTCTTCATCTGCTGCAGGCGGGCGACGTCGACCGGCTCGCGGTCGCCGAAGCGGCCTTCGCCGGCGAGATCGAGGATCTGGCCGCCGGCCATGCCGCCGACGCCGGAGGCGCGCGCCAGCGCGCGGGTCAGGAGCAGGCGGACCGTGGCGTCCTTGTGGATCGCGTCGCGGGTGATGATGTCGAAGGCGATCGTGAGCAGCGCGTCGCCGGCGAGGATCGCGGTCGCGTCGTCATAGGCCTTGTGCAGGGTGGGACGGCCGCGGCGCAGGTCGGAATTGTCCATTGCCGGCAGATCGTCGTGGATCAGCGAATAGCAATGGATGCATTCGAGCGCCGCGCCGGCCATCAGGGCCGACTCCCGGGGCACGCCGAACACCGCCGCGCTCTCGACCACCAGGAACGGCCGGAGCCGCTTGCCGCCGCCAAGGCTGGAATAACGCATCGCCTCGATCAGCCGCTTCGGACGCTCGATCTCGTCGGTCTCCGTCGCATCAGACAGCAATTTCGCGAGCAGGGCTTCGGTGTCCTCCGCGGTCTGATCCAGCCGCTTGGCAAACTCTGCAGTACCGGTCGTCATTAAGAATTGCTCCAGATCGATTTTCGGGCGGACAATCGTTGATGGCACCGGCTTCGTCAATTCCACCCTGCGACGGAATGCGCCTTAAAAGTGCTGGAAAAACCGTGAATTATCATGCGGACGTCGGGTGCCCGGCCTTGTTCTGGCGGGTGGACCGCGTCCCCGCCGGGACCTTCGTTTTGCGCATCGTCCGAATTTTATTGCTGCTTTTGCTGGCCCTGCTGTTGCTGCCGTACCTGGTGACGCCGTTTTACCGGACCGGCCACCCGGTCTCGGCCCTAATGGTGTGGCGGACGCTGAAGGGCGCGCCGGTCACGCGGCATTGGATCGATCTCGGTGCAATTTCACCGTATCTGCCGCGTTCCGTGGTCGGCTCGGAGGACGCCCATTTCTGCACCCACCGCGGCGTCGACTGGGGCGCGCTGCGCGAGGTGATCGACGACGCCGAGGACGGCGACGTGGCGCGCGGCGGATCGACCATCACCCAGCAGGTTGCCAAGAACCTGTTCCTGTGGTCCGGGCGTAGCGTGATCCGCAAAGGCCTGGAATTACCGCTGGCGCTCTGGATCGATTTCGTGCTGCCCAAGCAGCGGATCCTGGAAATCTACCTCAACATCGCCGAAATGGGGCCGTCCGGGCAGTTCGGCGCCGAAGCCGGTGCCCAATACGCCTTCGGGAGGTCGGCGGCGGCCCTGTCGCCGCGCGAGGCGGCGCTTTTGGCGGCAATCCTGCCGAATCCGGTTAAAAGAAGTGCCCGGAACCCGGGCCCCGGGGTACGCCGGCTGTCCGGCACCTATATGGCGCGGGCCAACAAGGTTGGGCGCTGCTGGCGCGAAAATCGCGGCACTTAAGCCGATTTCGGGCGCATTTTGCGTTATCCCACCCTAGATTTACGTGATCCCTTCCTCTATAAGCGCGGCCTTACCGGCATCGCAGCTTGCGCTCTCAGCGCTGTGCCGTCCGCATTTCGGACGATGCCTCCGCAACACCCTAGAGGACACCGCTATGGCCGTTCCCAGAAGAAAAACCTCGCCGTCGCGCCGTGGCATGCGCCGTTCGGCCGACGCGCTCAAGACCCCGACCTATGTCGAGGACAAGGACTCCGGCGAGCTGCGTCGTCCGCACCACCTCGACCTGAAGACCGGCATGTACAAGGGCCGCCAGGTCTTGAAGGCCAAGAAAGAGTCCTGATCGGACGTCCGGCCTGCGCTGCAAGGCTTGCGGCGCTGCGCCTGAATTCGGCCAACGAGTGCGGTCAAGACGGGCGCGTCTGCGACGAGGCTGATGCATCGCCGCATTGCTTGGTTCTCCCTGAATAAGGCGCAAGCCCGATGGTCGGTTTTCCGCTGCTCCTGATTCCGCTCGCGGTTTACAACATCATCGTTTTCCTGATGCCCGGCGTGTCCTTCACGGATCCGCTGATCAGGCTGACGCTGATGTCGGGCGAGGAATGGCAGATCACGCTGAGCGACATGCTGCTCGCCGTCGGCGTGCTGCTGTTGCTGCTCGAGGTCATCAAGGCCGCCCGCCCCGGCGCGAAATATCTCACCGATCATCTGCTCTCGCTGATCGTGTGCGGCGCCGCGGCCGCCGAATTCGTGCTCTGGCCGAAATTCGGCACCTCGACCTACTTGCTGCTCGCGCTGCTTGCGCTGGTCGATTTCATCTCGGGAATCGCGCTGCGCACGCGCCGCCGCGCGCAGGCCGTGCCTGCGGCGACGAGCGCCCGTGCCAGCAGGTCCGAGCCGATGGCGAGCGACACGCTGCTGCAACCCCAGCCGACACCGGCGCCGGCCGCTGCGCCCGCACCTACCGCTGCACCCGCGCCGGCTGCGCCACCGCCGCCCGCCGCGCCGATTCCGCCGGCGGCATCGGTCGCGGAATCCGTGCTGCTCGATCAGGCCGCGCCAAAGCCCTCGGTCGCCTCACCGGATCTGCAGCCCAGCAACCAGCCGCCGTCAGATACGCCGAAGCCCTGACGGTTAATCGCTAGATTATCTGCCGGGTCCGCCGCGCGACGCTGCGGCGTTCGCGCAGATGCGGATCGTACGCACTCTGTGCGTCGGCCAGTGATCCCCGCCGGAGCCTGCGGGTCTGCGGTTCGCGTTCGGCGGTCGCGAGCAACTGGGCGACGAAGGAGGGATCGGCATTGATGAGCGGCACCTTGGGCGCCCAATGGGTCGTCGCGGTCAGCGGGACCAACGCCGTGCAGGCCACCTTGCGATCGCTCGCGACCTCATCCTCCTCGACATCAGATTGATCGATATCGAACATTGCGAACAGGCCCCGGTTAACCGTCACATTTTGGGACATTGCGTCCTTCAGCAACCTTGTCACGGCAAGGGCCATGCCGAATATGCCGCATCCGTTCCGGGGCGCCGTCAAATGTGGTTTCCGGATTATTTATCAACTTCACCTAGCGTTGGATTTGCCGGAACCACTATCTTTGGGACGTAGAATCACCGCGTGCTGTTCCGAATCGAGGCAAGCCCGATGCCCTCTGTCCCGCCAGCTGCCAGCATCCTCGCCTCGCTCGGCCAGGCAACATTCGCTTGGGATTTGGCGACCGACGCGCTCGCGT
The DNA window shown above is from Bradyrhizobium sp. ISRA464 and carries:
- the rpmF gene encoding 50S ribosomal protein L32, with the translated sequence MAVPRRKTSPSRRGMRRSADALKTPTYVEDKDSGELRRPHHLDLKTGMYKGRQVLKAKKES
- a CDS encoding nuclear transport factor 2 family protein, with protein sequence MSHDRSSVEAVVQTYFDGLYEGSADKLGTIFHPSADLRWVEKGELQVLTVPDWLERVRKRPSAKAEGKPREDFIVTIDRSDEKTAFIKVRCQLPPRYFTDYLVAMKLADGWQIVSKSYRYDLRE
- a CDS encoding polyprenyl synthetase family protein, with amino-acid sequence MTTGTAEFAKRLDQTAEDTEALLAKLLSDATETDEIERPKRLIEAMRYSSLGGGKRLRPFLVVESAAVFGVPRESALMAGAALECIHCYSLIHDDLPAMDNSDLRRGRPTLHKAYDDATAILAGDALLTIAFDIITRDAIHKDATVRLLLTRALARASGVGGMAGGQILDLAGEGRFGDREPVDVARLQQMKTGALLRFGCIAGAILGQSSQKEYQALDDYGKALGEAFQIADDLLDVEGDSAALGKPAGADAALGKTTFVTQLGIDGAKQRVRDLVARADAALSVFGARGDVLRATSRFVAERKN
- the mtgA gene encoding monofunctional biosynthetic peptidoglycan transglycosylase — encoded protein: MRIVRILLLLLLALLLLPYLVTPFYRTGHPVSALMVWRTLKGAPVTRHWIDLGAISPYLPRSVVGSEDAHFCTHRGVDWGALREVIDDAEDGDVARGGSTITQQVAKNLFLWSGRSVIRKGLELPLALWIDFVLPKQRILEIYLNIAEMGPSGQFGAEAGAQYAFGRSAAALSPREAALLAAILPNPVKRSARNPGPGVRRLSGTYMARANKVGRCWRENRGT
- a CDS encoding DUF1345 domain-containing protein, coding for MSREFEARLVRFRKLPMPVRVIVGRPRTFVSVAFGILVALLVPESARTVTRLLAGWDAFAALYLVLAYVMMLRCDVGHIKRNAIVQDDGRFLILLLTALGAFASLAAIVSELGAAKDNPAALAVAVVTIALSWTVVHTAFALHYAHDFYRGKTPGGLQFPSAGEHVEADYWDFVYFSFVIGMTAQVSDVCITDRIIRRTATVHGIISFVFNTALLALMVNIAASAI